In Mauremys reevesii isolate NIE-2019 linkage group 8, ASM1616193v1, whole genome shotgun sequence, a single genomic region encodes these proteins:
- the RGSL1 gene encoding regulator of G-protein signaling protein-like isoform X4 yields MNKTATIASTELVVLLEDEVFVDFFNTFLNLPVFGQTPIYMANICQWFLWPELPCYLELLSFIRSKEAAELLKWKSADQWLLEKCISGSRGMWRFRSFIQGMAGEELTKFWLAAERLLEIDESDVAQRDLYLSLLQVLRATYLQEGSTVVTLCSMSIESLLNISGWHPQHISTRRELLSEMQKVALFKIQSYWLPNYFIHCKLSMEKEEACQPLMCEYQERLLQVGSKEKAVSPAPTMSIRNSRATSEPYSSKKAKEQIWDLVTCGRQPKETEKHGRHGLQPEGQPSSDWSATSLTDMKQPPPKEDALGKTSVWAQHPERGVKNMEKATSFKTPSPNAQLPLQLEEIGKSRSLSDLRTSTPIAQLPSLLALKKIIKSSSSLDFLPWALNADSCAGRPFRKFLKSKNYAVETHLLDLWHDLEDFLRMVLSSSKGGSFLLRHLMSERICEIYLTESNHQHLPLKPNTLRNLQDLLPSGEVIPWILKAQEEICKILSFFYNDFLADDDETFLRFVSQKSKVQKPVGKEETYRKDEHLLLAKRINESLTLSQALYGVRDFETLSEEHWRFIATQDLTKGGSIQVELEPVVRKTDYRSMTFEELTLRNPLMAVEVLSEDYELFCRMFPSLAFDLEYEERRCVRLSKTSLSLMRRENLMLRKPSLRPRYLMEVLHNPAHLEFFRQFLKQHNSEAPLLFWQAVEKLNTESNPKAQRALINSILKNFFHNKVPAEELLQCQASIIRDIPKASLVTGSMLFTAQSFVLKAMEEKWFKMYQDLYPGSDIFDTHLVTRQGRGSFIKDKLKRVWFVLQAFIRSICKFRREMNNRKSRKDFEDFLRRELVNQKENLPSSSMRSTIAVASPRQPVPAASMGEDVEVIQVKRRLFNQRHISINFLVNDLSFYLEIEKFCHLADSATVLAACGMYTERDVAFLKTKVATIAKLFLNSEVPPKLRVNISEGQKDSIRNLASKGVLDRSLYHVALLNVFPVLIHFWKRYCNWKAMESFRRYPKIKKSLSPFQAKASPRTSSIFSGEDYPIIRFTLLKGIQLLLPQPREEVDSSTEQKSSSGSLNWKKPPSGICVTQQIGQQLQDASKKPS; encoded by the exons GTCTTTGGCCAGACACCCATTTACATGGCCAACATTTGCCAGTGGTTCCTGTGGCCAGAGTTACCGTGTTACCTG GAGCTTCTCAGTTTCATTAGATCCAAGGAGGCAG CAGAGTTGCTGAAATGGAAGAGTGCAGATCAATGGCTGCTCGAAAAGTGCATTAGCGGTAGCAGGGGAATGTGGCGCTTTCGTTCTTTCATCCAAGGAATGGCAG GGGAAGAGCTGACAAAGTTCTGGCTTGCTGCAGAAAGGCTCTTGGAGATTGACGAGTCAGATGTTGCCCAGCGAGATCTCTACCTGTCTCTGCTCCAAGTGCTGAGGGCCACTTATTTGCAGGAGGGCTCCACGGTGGTCACCCTCTGCAGCATGAGCATTG AGTCTCTGTTGAATATCTCAGGCTGGCACCCTCAGCACATCAGCACCAGGAGGGAGCTCCTGAGCGAGATGCAGAAAGTAGCCCTGTTTAAGATCCAAAGTTATTGGCTCCCTAACTACTTCATTCATTGCAAGCTGAgcatggagaaggaggaggcctgcCAGCCTCTAATGTGTGAATACCAAGAGCGTTTATTACAGGTGGGCTCGAAGGAGAAGGCAGTGTCTCCAGCACCCACAATGAGTATCAGGAACAGCCGGGCTACATCCGAGCCGTACTCCAGTAAAAAAGCCAAGGAGCAGATCTGGGATCTCGTAACTTGTGGACGACAACCTAAAGAAACAGAGAAACACGGGAGACATGGGCTGCAGCCCGAGGGGCAGCCAAGCTCAGATTGGAGTGCAACTAGTCTGACAGACATGAAGCAACCACCTCCTAAAGAGGATGCCCTGGGAAAGACTTCTGTGTGGGCACAACATCCAGAAAGGGGTGTTAAAAATATGGAAAAGGCCACTTCTTTCAAAACACCCAGCCCTAATGCCCAGTTGCCTCTTCAACTGGAGGAAATTGGCAAAAGCAGAAGCCTCTCTGATCTACGTACTTCTACACCCATTGCCCAGCTGCCTTCACTGCTAGCCCTGAAAAAGATCATCAAATCCTCTTCTTCTTTGGATTTCCTTCCTTGGGCACTTAATGCCGACAGCTGTGCTGGCCGCCCCTTCAGGAAGTTCTTGAAGAGCAAGAACTATGCTGTGGAGACTCATCTTTTGGATCTGTGGCATGATCTGGAGGATTTTCTGCGCATGGTACTGAGCTCCAGCAAAGGAGGGAGCTTCCTCCTGCGCCATTTGATGAGTGAAAGGATATGTGAGATCTATTTAACAGAAAGCAACCACCAGCACCTTCCCCTGAAGCCGAACACTCTCAGGAACCTGCAAGATCTTCTGCCTTCTGGAGAGGTCATTCCTTGGATATTAAAAGCACAGGAAGAGATTTGCAAG ATACTCAGCTTCTTCTACAATGACTTTCTTGCTGATGATGATGAAACATTTCTTCGTTTTGTG TCTCAGAAGAGCAAGGTCCAGAAGCCTGTGGGAAAAGAGGAAACTTACAGAAAAGATGAACACCTTCTGCTGGCCAAGAGGATAAACGAATCCCTGACTCTGAGCCAAGCCTTATATGGAGTGAGGGACTTCGAGACACTCTCAGAGGAGCACTGGAGATTCATAGCCACTCAGGATCTCACAAAAGGGGGATCGATTCAGGTTGAACTGGAGCCTGTTGTGCGCAAGACAG ACTACAGGAGCATGACGTTCGAGGAGCTGACCCTCAGGAACCCTTTGATGGCTGTAGAGGTGTTAAGTGAGGACTATGAGCTCTTCTGCAGAATGTTTCCCTCCCTTG CGTTCGATCTTGAATACGAAGAGAGGAGGTGTGTTCGCCTGAGCAAGACAAGTCTGTCCCTCATGAGGAGGGAGAACCTCATGTTAAGGAAGCCCTCTCTAAGACCCAG GTATCTCATGGAAGTGCTGCACAACCCCGCCCACCTGGAGTTTTTCAGGCAATTCCTCAAACAACATAACTCTGAAGCCCCACTGCTCTTCTGGCAGGCGGTGGAGAAGCTCAACACCGAGTCCAACCCCAAAGCTCAGAGAGCTTTGATCAACAGTATCCTCAAGAATTTCTTCCACAACAAAGTGCCTGCTG AGGAACTGCTGCAATGCCAAGCTTCCATCATCAGAGATATACCCAAGGCCAGCCTGGTCACTGGCTCCATGCTATTCACAGCACAGAGCTTTGTCCTGAAAGCAATGGAAGAGAAATG GTTTAAGATGTACCAAGATTTGTACCCTGGGAGCGATATTTTTGACACTCACTTGGTCACgaggcagggaaggggctccTTCATAAAGGACAAGCTG AAGAGAGTGTGGTTCGTGCTCCAGGCTTTCATCAGGAGCATCTGCAAGTTCCGGAGGGAGATGAACAATCGGAAATCCCGCAAAGACTTTGAGGACTTTCTCCGGAGGGAGCTCGTAAATCAAAAAGAAA ACTTGCCCAGTAGCTCCATGCGCAGTACCATTGCCGTGGCTAGCCCCCGCCAACCTGTGCCGGCTGCCAGCATGGGAGAGGATGTGGAGGTGATACAGGTGAAGCGCCGGCTCTTTAACCAGCGGCACATTTCCATCAACTTCCTGGTCAACGACCTCAGTTTTTACCTGGAGATTGAGAA GTTTTGTCACCTGGCTGATTCGGCCACAGTGCTCGCAGCCTGCGGGATGTACACCGAGAGGGACGTCGCCTTTCTTAAGACCAAAGTGGCCACGATCGCCAAACTCTTCCTGAACTCTGAAGTCCCTCCTAAACTGCGG GTGAACATTTCTGAGGGCCAGAAAGATTCAATCCGGAATTTAGCTTCCAAAGGGGTCCTGGATCGCAGCCTCTATCACGTGGCCTTGCTCAACGTCTTCCCAGTTCTGATACACTTCTGGAAAAG ATACTGTAACTGGAAGGCAATGGAGTCCTTCCGCAGGTACCCGAAGATAAAAAAATCTCTTTCTCCATTCCAAGCTAAGGCATCACCTAGAACATCCAGTATCTTCAGTGGGG AGGACTATCCAATCATTAGGTTCACGCTGCTCAAGGGGATCCAGCTGCTGCTACCTCAGCCTCGGGAGGAAGTGGATTCTTCTACAGAGCAAAAGT CATCGTCTGGAAGCCTCAACTGGAAAAAGCCTCCATCTGGCATCTGCGTGACCCAACAGATCGG GCAACAGCTTCAAGATGCTTCTAAGAAGCCATCCTAA
- the RGSL1 gene encoding regulator of G-protein signaling protein-like isoform X2, which translates to MNKTATIASTELVVLLEDEVFVDFFNTFLNLPVFGQTPIYMANICQWFLWPELPCYLVPKYKGLLTWMEKYRLPHFCKTNLCFHYILCQELLSFIRSKEAAELLKWKSADQWLLEKCISGSRGMWRFRSFIQGMAGEELTKFWLAAERLLEIDESDVAQRDLYLSLLQVLRATYLQEGSTVVTLCSMSIESLLNISGWHPQHISTRRELLSEMQKVALFKIQSYWLPNYFIHCKLSMEKEEACQPLMCEYQERLLQVGSKEKAVSPAPTMSIRNSRATSEPYSSKKAKEQIWDLVTCGRQPKETEKHGRHGLQPEGQPSSDWSATSLTDMKQPPPKEDALGKTSVWAQHPERGVKNMEKATSFKTPSPNAQLPLQLEEIGKSRSLSDLRTSTPIAQLPSLLALKKIIKSSSSLDFLPWALNADSCAGRPFRKFLKSKNYAVETHLLDLWHDLEDFLRMVLSSSKGGSFLLRHLMSERICEIYLTESNHQHLPLKPNTLRNLQDLLPSGEVIPWILKAQEEICKSQKSKVQKPVGKEETYRKDEHLLLAKRINESLTLSQALYGVRDFETLSEEHWRFIATQDLTKGGSIQVELEPVVRKTDYRSMTFEELTLRNPLMAVEVLSEDYELFCRMFPSLAFDLEYEERRCVRLSKTSLSLMRRENLMLRKPSLRPRYLMEVLHNPAHLEFFRQFLKQHNSEAPLLFWQAVEKLNTESNPKAQRALINSILKNFFHNKVPAEELLQCQASIIRDIPKASLVTGSMLFTAQSFVLKAMEEKWFKMYQDLYPGSDIFDTHLVTRQGRGSFIKDKLKRVWFVLQAFIRSICKFRREMNNRKSRKDFEDFLRRELVNQKENLPSSSMRSTIAVASPRQPVPAASMGEDVEVIQVKRRLFNQRHISINFLVNDLSFYLEIEKFCHLADSATVLAACGMYTERDVAFLKTKVATIAKLFLNSEVPPKLRVNISEGQKDSIRNLASKGVLDRSLYHVALLNVFPVLIHFWKRYCNWKAMESFRRYPKIKKSLSPFQAKASPRTSSIFSGEDYPIIRFTLLKGIQLLLPQPREEVDSSTEQKSSSGSLNWKKPPSGICVTQQIGQQLQDASKKPS; encoded by the exons GTCTTTGGCCAGACACCCATTTACATGGCCAACATTTGCCAGTGGTTCCTGTGGCCAGAGTTACCGTGTTACCTG GTGCCAAAGTACAAAGGCTTATTGACCTGGATGGAAAAGTACCGGCTGCCGCACTTCTGTAAAACCAACTTGTGTTTTCATTACATTCTCTGTCAGGAGCTTCTCAGTTTCATTAGATCCAAGGAGGCAG CAGAGTTGCTGAAATGGAAGAGTGCAGATCAATGGCTGCTCGAAAAGTGCATTAGCGGTAGCAGGGGAATGTGGCGCTTTCGTTCTTTCATCCAAGGAATGGCAG GGGAAGAGCTGACAAAGTTCTGGCTTGCTGCAGAAAGGCTCTTGGAGATTGACGAGTCAGATGTTGCCCAGCGAGATCTCTACCTGTCTCTGCTCCAAGTGCTGAGGGCCACTTATTTGCAGGAGGGCTCCACGGTGGTCACCCTCTGCAGCATGAGCATTG AGTCTCTGTTGAATATCTCAGGCTGGCACCCTCAGCACATCAGCACCAGGAGGGAGCTCCTGAGCGAGATGCAGAAAGTAGCCCTGTTTAAGATCCAAAGTTATTGGCTCCCTAACTACTTCATTCATTGCAAGCTGAgcatggagaaggaggaggcctgcCAGCCTCTAATGTGTGAATACCAAGAGCGTTTATTACAGGTGGGCTCGAAGGAGAAGGCAGTGTCTCCAGCACCCACAATGAGTATCAGGAACAGCCGGGCTACATCCGAGCCGTACTCCAGTAAAAAAGCCAAGGAGCAGATCTGGGATCTCGTAACTTGTGGACGACAACCTAAAGAAACAGAGAAACACGGGAGACATGGGCTGCAGCCCGAGGGGCAGCCAAGCTCAGATTGGAGTGCAACTAGTCTGACAGACATGAAGCAACCACCTCCTAAAGAGGATGCCCTGGGAAAGACTTCTGTGTGGGCACAACATCCAGAAAGGGGTGTTAAAAATATGGAAAAGGCCACTTCTTTCAAAACACCCAGCCCTAATGCCCAGTTGCCTCTTCAACTGGAGGAAATTGGCAAAAGCAGAAGCCTCTCTGATCTACGTACTTCTACACCCATTGCCCAGCTGCCTTCACTGCTAGCCCTGAAAAAGATCATCAAATCCTCTTCTTCTTTGGATTTCCTTCCTTGGGCACTTAATGCCGACAGCTGTGCTGGCCGCCCCTTCAGGAAGTTCTTGAAGAGCAAGAACTATGCTGTGGAGACTCATCTTTTGGATCTGTGGCATGATCTGGAGGATTTTCTGCGCATGGTACTGAGCTCCAGCAAAGGAGGGAGCTTCCTCCTGCGCCATTTGATGAGTGAAAGGATATGTGAGATCTATTTAACAGAAAGCAACCACCAGCACCTTCCCCTGAAGCCGAACACTCTCAGGAACCTGCAAGATCTTCTGCCTTCTGGAGAGGTCATTCCTTGGATATTAAAAGCACAGGAAGAGATTTGCAAG TCTCAGAAGAGCAAGGTCCAGAAGCCTGTGGGAAAAGAGGAAACTTACAGAAAAGATGAACACCTTCTGCTGGCCAAGAGGATAAACGAATCCCTGACTCTGAGCCAAGCCTTATATGGAGTGAGGGACTTCGAGACACTCTCAGAGGAGCACTGGAGATTCATAGCCACTCAGGATCTCACAAAAGGGGGATCGATTCAGGTTGAACTGGAGCCTGTTGTGCGCAAGACAG ACTACAGGAGCATGACGTTCGAGGAGCTGACCCTCAGGAACCCTTTGATGGCTGTAGAGGTGTTAAGTGAGGACTATGAGCTCTTCTGCAGAATGTTTCCCTCCCTTG CGTTCGATCTTGAATACGAAGAGAGGAGGTGTGTTCGCCTGAGCAAGACAAGTCTGTCCCTCATGAGGAGGGAGAACCTCATGTTAAGGAAGCCCTCTCTAAGACCCAG GTATCTCATGGAAGTGCTGCACAACCCCGCCCACCTGGAGTTTTTCAGGCAATTCCTCAAACAACATAACTCTGAAGCCCCACTGCTCTTCTGGCAGGCGGTGGAGAAGCTCAACACCGAGTCCAACCCCAAAGCTCAGAGAGCTTTGATCAACAGTATCCTCAAGAATTTCTTCCACAACAAAGTGCCTGCTG AGGAACTGCTGCAATGCCAAGCTTCCATCATCAGAGATATACCCAAGGCCAGCCTGGTCACTGGCTCCATGCTATTCACAGCACAGAGCTTTGTCCTGAAAGCAATGGAAGAGAAATG GTTTAAGATGTACCAAGATTTGTACCCTGGGAGCGATATTTTTGACACTCACTTGGTCACgaggcagggaaggggctccTTCATAAAGGACAAGCTG AAGAGAGTGTGGTTCGTGCTCCAGGCTTTCATCAGGAGCATCTGCAAGTTCCGGAGGGAGATGAACAATCGGAAATCCCGCAAAGACTTTGAGGACTTTCTCCGGAGGGAGCTCGTAAATCAAAAAGAAA ACTTGCCCAGTAGCTCCATGCGCAGTACCATTGCCGTGGCTAGCCCCCGCCAACCTGTGCCGGCTGCCAGCATGGGAGAGGATGTGGAGGTGATACAGGTGAAGCGCCGGCTCTTTAACCAGCGGCACATTTCCATCAACTTCCTGGTCAACGACCTCAGTTTTTACCTGGAGATTGAGAA GTTTTGTCACCTGGCTGATTCGGCCACAGTGCTCGCAGCCTGCGGGATGTACACCGAGAGGGACGTCGCCTTTCTTAAGACCAAAGTGGCCACGATCGCCAAACTCTTCCTGAACTCTGAAGTCCCTCCTAAACTGCGG GTGAACATTTCTGAGGGCCAGAAAGATTCAATCCGGAATTTAGCTTCCAAAGGGGTCCTGGATCGCAGCCTCTATCACGTGGCCTTGCTCAACGTCTTCCCAGTTCTGATACACTTCTGGAAAAG ATACTGTAACTGGAAGGCAATGGAGTCCTTCCGCAGGTACCCGAAGATAAAAAAATCTCTTTCTCCATTCCAAGCTAAGGCATCACCTAGAACATCCAGTATCTTCAGTGGGG AGGACTATCCAATCATTAGGTTCACGCTGCTCAAGGGGATCCAGCTGCTGCTACCTCAGCCTCGGGAGGAAGTGGATTCTTCTACAGAGCAAAAGT CATCGTCTGGAAGCCTCAACTGGAAAAAGCCTCCATCTGGCATCTGCGTGACCCAACAGATCGG GCAACAGCTTCAAGATGCTTCTAAGAAGCCATCCTAA
- the RGSL1 gene encoding regulator of G-protein signaling protein-like isoform X6, with product MANICQWFLWPELPCYLELLSFIRSKEAAELLKWKSADQWLLEKCISGSRGMWRFRSFIQGMAGEELTKFWLAAERLLEIDESDVAQRDLYLSLLQVLRATYLQEGSTVVTLCSMSIESLLNISGWHPQHISTRRELLSEMQKVALFKIQSYWLPNYFIHCKLSMEKEEACQPLMCEYQERLLQVGSKEKAVSPAPTMSIRNSRATSEPYSSKKAKEQIWDLVTCGRQPKETEKHGRHGLQPEGQPSSDWSATSLTDMKQPPPKEDALGKTSVWAQHPERGVKNMEKATSFKTPSPNAQLPLQLEEIGKSRSLSDLRTSTPIAQLPSLLALKKIIKSSSSLDFLPWALNADSCAGRPFRKFLKSKNYAVETHLLDLWHDLEDFLRMVLSSSKGGSFLLRHLMSERICEIYLTESNHQHLPLKPNTLRNLQDLLPSGEVIPWILKAQEEICKILSFFYNDFLADDDETFLRFVSQKSKVQKPVGKEETYRKDEHLLLAKRINESLTLSQALYGVRDFETLSEEHWRFIATQDLTKGGSIQVELEPVVRKTDYRSMTFEELTLRNPLMAVEVLSEDYELFCRMFPSLAFDLEYEERRCVRLSKTSLSLMRRENLMLRKPSLRPRYLMEVLHNPAHLEFFRQFLKQHNSEAPLLFWQAVEKLNTESNPKAQRALINSILKNFFHNKVPAEELLQCQASIIRDIPKASLVTGSMLFTAQSFVLKAMEEKWFKMYQDLYPGSDIFDTHLVTRQGRGSFIKDKLKRVWFVLQAFIRSICKFRREMNNRKSRKDFEDFLRRELVNQKENLPSSSMRSTIAVASPRQPVPAASMGEDVEVIQVKRRLFNQRHISINFLVNDLSFYLEIEKFCHLADSATVLAACGMYTERDVAFLKTKVATIAKLFLNSEVPPKLRVNISEGQKDSIRNLASKGVLDRSLYHVALLNVFPVLIHFWKRYCNWKAMESFRRYPKIKKSLSPFQAKASPRTSSIFSGEDYPIIRFTLLKGIQLLLPQPREEVDSSTEQKSSSGSLNWKKPPSGICVTQQIGQQLQDASKKPS from the exons ATGGCCAACATTTGCCAGTGGTTCCTGTGGCCAGAGTTACCGTGTTACCTG GAGCTTCTCAGTTTCATTAGATCCAAGGAGGCAG CAGAGTTGCTGAAATGGAAGAGTGCAGATCAATGGCTGCTCGAAAAGTGCATTAGCGGTAGCAGGGGAATGTGGCGCTTTCGTTCTTTCATCCAAGGAATGGCAG GGGAAGAGCTGACAAAGTTCTGGCTTGCTGCAGAAAGGCTCTTGGAGATTGACGAGTCAGATGTTGCCCAGCGAGATCTCTACCTGTCTCTGCTCCAAGTGCTGAGGGCCACTTATTTGCAGGAGGGCTCCACGGTGGTCACCCTCTGCAGCATGAGCATTG AGTCTCTGTTGAATATCTCAGGCTGGCACCCTCAGCACATCAGCACCAGGAGGGAGCTCCTGAGCGAGATGCAGAAAGTAGCCCTGTTTAAGATCCAAAGTTATTGGCTCCCTAACTACTTCATTCATTGCAAGCTGAgcatggagaaggaggaggcctgcCAGCCTCTAATGTGTGAATACCAAGAGCGTTTATTACAGGTGGGCTCGAAGGAGAAGGCAGTGTCTCCAGCACCCACAATGAGTATCAGGAACAGCCGGGCTACATCCGAGCCGTACTCCAGTAAAAAAGCCAAGGAGCAGATCTGGGATCTCGTAACTTGTGGACGACAACCTAAAGAAACAGAGAAACACGGGAGACATGGGCTGCAGCCCGAGGGGCAGCCAAGCTCAGATTGGAGTGCAACTAGTCTGACAGACATGAAGCAACCACCTCCTAAAGAGGATGCCCTGGGAAAGACTTCTGTGTGGGCACAACATCCAGAAAGGGGTGTTAAAAATATGGAAAAGGCCACTTCTTTCAAAACACCCAGCCCTAATGCCCAGTTGCCTCTTCAACTGGAGGAAATTGGCAAAAGCAGAAGCCTCTCTGATCTACGTACTTCTACACCCATTGCCCAGCTGCCTTCACTGCTAGCCCTGAAAAAGATCATCAAATCCTCTTCTTCTTTGGATTTCCTTCCTTGGGCACTTAATGCCGACAGCTGTGCTGGCCGCCCCTTCAGGAAGTTCTTGAAGAGCAAGAACTATGCTGTGGAGACTCATCTTTTGGATCTGTGGCATGATCTGGAGGATTTTCTGCGCATGGTACTGAGCTCCAGCAAAGGAGGGAGCTTCCTCCTGCGCCATTTGATGAGTGAAAGGATATGTGAGATCTATTTAACAGAAAGCAACCACCAGCACCTTCCCCTGAAGCCGAACACTCTCAGGAACCTGCAAGATCTTCTGCCTTCTGGAGAGGTCATTCCTTGGATATTAAAAGCACAGGAAGAGATTTGCAAG ATACTCAGCTTCTTCTACAATGACTTTCTTGCTGATGATGATGAAACATTTCTTCGTTTTGTG TCTCAGAAGAGCAAGGTCCAGAAGCCTGTGGGAAAAGAGGAAACTTACAGAAAAGATGAACACCTTCTGCTGGCCAAGAGGATAAACGAATCCCTGACTCTGAGCCAAGCCTTATATGGAGTGAGGGACTTCGAGACACTCTCAGAGGAGCACTGGAGATTCATAGCCACTCAGGATCTCACAAAAGGGGGATCGATTCAGGTTGAACTGGAGCCTGTTGTGCGCAAGACAG ACTACAGGAGCATGACGTTCGAGGAGCTGACCCTCAGGAACCCTTTGATGGCTGTAGAGGTGTTAAGTGAGGACTATGAGCTCTTCTGCAGAATGTTTCCCTCCCTTG CGTTCGATCTTGAATACGAAGAGAGGAGGTGTGTTCGCCTGAGCAAGACAAGTCTGTCCCTCATGAGGAGGGAGAACCTCATGTTAAGGAAGCCCTCTCTAAGACCCAG GTATCTCATGGAAGTGCTGCACAACCCCGCCCACCTGGAGTTTTTCAGGCAATTCCTCAAACAACATAACTCTGAAGCCCCACTGCTCTTCTGGCAGGCGGTGGAGAAGCTCAACACCGAGTCCAACCCCAAAGCTCAGAGAGCTTTGATCAACAGTATCCTCAAGAATTTCTTCCACAACAAAGTGCCTGCTG AGGAACTGCTGCAATGCCAAGCTTCCATCATCAGAGATATACCCAAGGCCAGCCTGGTCACTGGCTCCATGCTATTCACAGCACAGAGCTTTGTCCTGAAAGCAATGGAAGAGAAATG GTTTAAGATGTACCAAGATTTGTACCCTGGGAGCGATATTTTTGACACTCACTTGGTCACgaggcagggaaggggctccTTCATAAAGGACAAGCTG AAGAGAGTGTGGTTCGTGCTCCAGGCTTTCATCAGGAGCATCTGCAAGTTCCGGAGGGAGATGAACAATCGGAAATCCCGCAAAGACTTTGAGGACTTTCTCCGGAGGGAGCTCGTAAATCAAAAAGAAA ACTTGCCCAGTAGCTCCATGCGCAGTACCATTGCCGTGGCTAGCCCCCGCCAACCTGTGCCGGCTGCCAGCATGGGAGAGGATGTGGAGGTGATACAGGTGAAGCGCCGGCTCTTTAACCAGCGGCACATTTCCATCAACTTCCTGGTCAACGACCTCAGTTTTTACCTGGAGATTGAGAA GTTTTGTCACCTGGCTGATTCGGCCACAGTGCTCGCAGCCTGCGGGATGTACACCGAGAGGGACGTCGCCTTTCTTAAGACCAAAGTGGCCACGATCGCCAAACTCTTCCTGAACTCTGAAGTCCCTCCTAAACTGCGG GTGAACATTTCTGAGGGCCAGAAAGATTCAATCCGGAATTTAGCTTCCAAAGGGGTCCTGGATCGCAGCCTCTATCACGTGGCCTTGCTCAACGTCTTCCCAGTTCTGATACACTTCTGGAAAAG ATACTGTAACTGGAAGGCAATGGAGTCCTTCCGCAGGTACCCGAAGATAAAAAAATCTCTTTCTCCATTCCAAGCTAAGGCATCACCTAGAACATCCAGTATCTTCAGTGGGG AGGACTATCCAATCATTAGGTTCACGCTGCTCAAGGGGATCCAGCTGCTGCTACCTCAGCCTCGGGAGGAAGTGGATTCTTCTACAGAGCAAAAGT CATCGTCTGGAAGCCTCAACTGGAAAAAGCCTCCATCTGGCATCTGCGTGACCCAACAGATCGG GCAACAGCTTCAAGATGCTTCTAAGAAGCCATCCTAA